A single Sander lucioperca isolate FBNREF2018 chromosome 24, SLUC_FBN_1.2, whole genome shotgun sequence DNA region contains:
- the lipt1 gene encoding LOW QUALITY PROTEIN: lipoyltransferase 1, mitochondrial (The sequence of the model RefSeq protein was modified relative to this genomic sequence to represent the inferred CDS: inserted 3 bases in 2 codons), which yields MSHVRRSLSLLRDGVLGGVFGGCDASGLVLLSRSTDVFENLALEDWIDANVDLQRRGVLLLWRNRPAVVIGRHQNPWAECNLAAMRRAAVPLARRRSGGGTVYHDLGNLNMTFFASKKAYDRQRNLSVVTGALRRARPGLDVHATERLDILLNGRFKISGSASRLSRKSSYHHCTLLHSADRSALAAVLRPSCPGIHSNATPSVPSPVANLLDHAPSLQWDELLDALVQQYNAEFGYDAAVAPVDPADELAFPGVGRAVAELRGWDWTFSKTPKFSVQTALHLTDAVSAASCSARLHVEVKGGVVESCVLDVPAHWLPXEAGRRAGRRAGRGPVLPPAXAAAAVAAVLRTENGELQRRLLDLGDALVSVIS from the exons ATGTCACACGTCAGGAGGTCGCTGTCTCTGCtacgag ATGGCGTGCTCGGTGGCGTGTTTGGCGGCTGTGATGCGTCCGGTCTGGTCCTCCTCTCGCGCTCCACGGACGTGTTTGAGAACCTGGCGCTGGAGGACTGGATCGACGCCAACGTGGACCTGCAGCGGCGCGGcgtgctgctgctgtggaggaACCGGCCGGCCGTGGTCATCGGGCGCCACCAGAACCCGTGGGCCGAGTGCAACCTGGCCGCCATGCGGCGAGCGGCCGTGCCGCTGGCACGCAGGCGCAGCGGGGGCGGCACCGTGTACCACGACCTCGGGAACCTCAACATGACTTTCTTTGCGTCCAAGAAGGCGTACGACCGGCAGAGGAACCTCAGCGTGGTCACGGGCGCTCTGCGGCGTGCACGGCCCGGGCTGGACGTGCACGCCACCGAGCGgcttgacattttactcaacggACGCTTCAAGATCTCAG GAAGTGCGTCCAGACTGAGCAGGAAGTCGTCCTACCATCACTGCACCCTGCTGCACTCTGCCGACCGCTCCGCCCTCGCTGCCGTGCTCCGCCCCTCCTGCCCCGGTATCCATAGCAACGCCACTCCCAGCGTCCCCTCGCCGGTCGCCAACCTGCTGGACCACGCGCCCTCGCTGCAGTGGGACGAGCTGCTGGACGCTCTGGTGCAGCAGTACAACGCAG AGTTCGGCTATGACGCGGCCGTGGCGCCCGTGGACCCGGCGGATGAGTTGGCGTTCCCCGGTGTTGGCCGGGCGGTGGCCGAGCTGCGCGGCTGGGACTGGACCTTCAGCAAGACGCCCAAATTCAGCGTCCAAACCGCGCTGCACCTGACGGACGCCGTCTCTGCGGCGAGCTGCTCGGCGCGGCTGCACGTGGAGGTGAAGGGCGGCGTGGTGGAGAGCTGCGTGCTGGACGTCCCCGCCCACTGGCTGC CCGAGGCTGGTCGCCGCGCTGGCCGCCGCGCTGGTCGGGGACCGGTTCTGCCGCCAGC TGCGGCCGCCGCGGTCGCCGCCGTGCTGCGGACGGAGAACGGCGAGCTGCAGAGACGACTGCTGGACCTCGGGGACGCACTGGTCTCCGTCATCAGCTGA